A region of Gracilinanus agilis isolate LMUSP501 chromosome 3, AgileGrace, whole genome shotgun sequence DNA encodes the following proteins:
- the XIRP2 gene encoding xin actin-binding repeat-containing protein 2, which produces MAMYQAAVSRGDCSSSSSFSANMMEETETRTVPGGLARVKKQFERDEIASSHNTFSQYQHQQRFDQDVTIRSHINISSDHRETEEYEQGISKTSQIEVSQLEKHARELSQASRSSQYVQETVIDTPEDEEIPKVSTQFLKQHFEKTAQEKVLHSDRDMASPAKQIKIDSGYKDTVSPSPVVTCIAGSASASQRQATSNMSRTEYNSTSSSAQVNATNFGKTEDFPPPPSEIVPTLADVTAFSQSPECPRPPGKFPIPKDLYSKQRNLYELNRLYKHIHPELRKNLEKDYISDVSEIVSCHVDTGDSVSADVQQTRYVFENTGGCNQKCLNPEREYLEWDEILKGEVQSMRWIFENQPLDSIKDQSPDEGNGKKSIADQEIIAGGDVKYTTWMFETQPIDTLGFHSSGSTESNEKVPELARGDVRTATWMFETQPLDSMNKIYQDQQEGSEGIAIKDITGGDVKTVKYLFETQNLDQLGQLYSVDEANLLQLRSELKEIKGNVKRSIKHFETQPLYVIKNDLGQILEIKTVHREDIEKGDVRTARWMFETQPLDMINKDITEVKVVRGISMEENIRGGVSKAKWLFETQPLESIKEESEVSVIEKETIIGTDVSRKCWMFETHPLDTLKEVTDSNPLPAEEIIGGDVKATKYLFETLPMDVLKDSPEVGKLQKIAASEEEKGDVRHQKWVFETQPLENIREEEKEYIKTVKLEEIDKGDVRSYTHIFESNNLITFDESHKIQVEGVTRGAVEYNKSLFETTPLYAIQDHLGRYHEVKTVQQEEILRGDVQSCRWLFETRPIDQFDESIHKYQIIKGISSREIQSGDVKSAKWLFETQPLDSIKHFNNMENSESTKQQTMDVVKGDVKAYTWLFETQPMESLYDKTELMTNNEEIQKGDVKTCTWLFETQPLDEIRDDSEAGVKLQTIKQEDIQGRDVRTACFLFETENLDNIQGEEGKEIKSVEVDIQSGDVSGMKYKFENQSLDSISSSSEEVLKKIKTLQAEDIQRGDVLNCRWLFENQPIDMIKESQEGDELVKTVTDIQGGNVRKGCFIFETFSLDQIKDKSEEISIEKTTSQDEIIKGDVKNYRMLFETQPLYAIQDKEGYYHEVTTVKKEEVIHGDVRGTRWLFETKPLDSINESDNVYVIKSVTQEDIQKGDVSSVRYRFETQPLDTISKGENVIVPTIDCVQGGNVKHHKQLFESEDSDKRTYIRTVSVNEIQQGNVKTSTWLFETHTLDELRGEGSEYEHIKTVTKEDVQKGDVKQAVWLFENQTLDSIKETDEYITEVTREEIPHSDVKTTTWLFETTPLHEFNENKVEKEEIIGKSIKETLEELYSQKMIESHGIIIEENELGNVRMAKYKLMNQESPEIQKEEIIRGDIRTIMMNLLSKRDDAKREISVSEEEKGNVSLTKAQLLNRSTEIQSEKEEIVRGDIQQAMKSLFSEERTVKQGIIIQEDERGDINMTIYCLLHENDSDCKLEHEEIIGGDVKRTIHNLLSSAANYEIAKKTKIDASERGNVQFFTTCIEAGALDYLKLLQTGSNETVTAGKPEGEEEIIGGDVEGTKLLLQKRKSQIERTVNETDIIPGDVHNAVKVFMTEPLSTSCQVPKEEIIKGDLKATLNSLSEAINQKTVTKREEIMKADMLATMKSLEEAMHQWKETEKPDIIPGDIKQTIESLEKAVNTKTEILKKELIRDDLEATLRTLKEDQHSFKKIDKKNALEQEKQTVQHDLIDSTEEHKTQNKRVATSSDIKRTLQSKPESSEQGTKHVGGLGILKHTAVKSFRGYSKGEHREIVPPEAPKGTVKIVIGRDQNYDALEKSLQKLSDSPHNTVQNLVQDVDQNNIRNDASRAQYLQEKHVRNQAASYSSVQKNVRTEKPEMGAILKKDDASSAGLTIEKMQQNQMCILSSGQQIGESSYEKSHKRTKKTKISADIPICKSCASPQPVSIPDNDNEMCGRTGHIQKEILLKEEKRQAQHTSEVFQRNEMNLQKMQPFVPLVLKQDIQSVSEEKATKGNHGKFKATTERNKKIDVHQKNENFQTRMDASANLKMTVGKSCNPGKLATISNMAENHSSLPPPSPPPPPPSNASSEIEFPLPPPPPLMMFSEKHEFSSLPSTEKIKGEFDGFPCLPPPPPLVDDRSEGECSSTFLPPPPPLSQKPINFSSSTIQTKGENIQQLCQESVQTHSRSRSTSSKPTAIPPSPKFPKPKFFRQSDENENSINPKVKPLQSNIETTKTKQQNTMMRKSSVELTQTKEKMYTEISEEKQASIAEPTKSSIQTIQETLPPKKEKISPLVKSHSFPVETEHISPKPYARKFKTPLMIAEEKYRQQREEIEKQKHQSSCHHIVKTESHDGTELKSELKIPAQKPMEEDSLPASASEIVHLNTKHDVNLQTKENSSENQISESSAVSLATQKLHSVLNISMDKEHHQKEVLQCSRDIMQHSLAHQMEQTHQEYTSHIREEESNEKQLHLTPSKPVSPSLKAKSTKYPTLELSLSGIPQNFKETFLKQPVANVQTTTKQEKETQKNEIRTAISNKQNTAEECYQLHMKEKRGMNKMPTNHSEKKQERESDKVYETQKEGKESGSKKVLATQEENQRQVLVGPKHQRIIAERKEQVKNKSAEKIVQEKVIDEHIDSHTQNFHQTQIHASESKVNHKKLSQQSNGLKEECFTIKSIREKQVPLNTKDSKEEITENKILFSSLQNSQKDDGKSAVNILDFLRKREELQQILSRVKQFEKEPNKNDIKKFQILLNVIPAWLMNEERKEYGTRIAMDNNLGKMKEEITQIKTEVEEMLISCENTIQMCMNSSKGGKLRTEPPSEASAQISNINAGFNQKNQKEEKTTKGKEPHQKEKSNYEKESHQKVKSQHEIKQVECRTISPHLKQRSPSPTFITIESTARRTETPTVNRSSLSPEKKESIPIPLSRTRSTTPPSRGRPASASPPPRGNSEQLAKLKDATAKLSQRTCHYQSVTPGPVIEKRAEIVKSPATLRRQIKTETPVPINVSHVTTSTVLEAKEAQEVQKVEKRGTYVHRDGANITEHIVPDTESFDSIEIIHKVEVPQVGMSGHSKIYEASNQTLHVAENVVKSHESGTNRWLGKFQNDPIFEAKSNRTVHTNGEVNHNLRQEMQTFSKKAFGLTAMESESINSSFRNFSCSHSSDPQNKVPYKQPIQLSEAKPLRECFSGVDAYENKIVGSRTVGSSAQNSEAVKSGFDFKHAPPTYEDVIAGHILDISAEDSPEELLRNFQKTWQESESVFKSLGYAVSDTSATEMKSSFREEAAFRSETSTSGQGNVYTMSKDCLSNGMSGSRQEHFS; this is translated from the exons TTATTGACACACCTGAGGATGAAGAGATCCCGAAGGTTTCAACCCAGTTTTTAAAACAGCACTTTGAAAAGACAGCCCAAGAAAAGGTCCTTCATTCTGACAGAGATATGGCAAGTCCAGCCAAACAGATTAAG atTGACAGTGGATATAAAGATACTGTGTCGCCATCTCCAGTTGTCACTTGCATAGCTGGCAGTGCTTCGGCCAGTCAGAGACAGGCTACGTCCAACATGAGTCGTACAGAATACAATTCCACTTCATCTTCTGCACAGGTCAACGCCACGAATTTTGGAAAGACAGAAgattttcctcctcccccatctGAAATAGTGCCAACATTAGCAGATGTGACAGCATTTTCCCAGTCCCCTGAATGCCCCAGGCCCCCTGGAAAATTTCCCATCCCCAAAGATTTATATTCCAAGCAGAGAAATTTATATGAATTAAATCGCTTATATAAGCACATCCACCCTGAATtaagaaaaaacttggaaaaggaTTATATTAGTGATGTTTCTGAAATTGTATCTTGTCATGTAGACACAGGAGACTCTGTTTCAGCAGATGTGCAGCAAACCCGCTACGTTTTTGAAAATACTGGTGGCTGTAATCAAAAATGTCTCAACCCTGAAAGAGAGTATCTTGAATGGGATGAAATTTTGAAGGGAGAAGTACAGTCCATGAGATGGATTTTTGAGAACCAGCCCTTAGATTCCATCAAAGATCAATCTCCAGATGAAGGCAATGGCAAAAAAAGCATCGCTGATCAAGAAATCATTGCTGGGGGAGATGTGAAATATACCACATGGATGTTTGAAACCCAACCAATAGATACATTAGGGTTTCATTCTTCCGGATCTACCGAAAGTAATGAGAAGGTTCCAGAACTAGCCAGGGGAGACGTGCGCACAGCCACGTGGATGTTTGAGACACAACCACTAGATTCGATGAACAAAATTTATCAGGACCAACAAGAAGGGTCAGAGGGAATTGCCATTAAAGATATAACTGGAGGGGATGTCAAAACTGTGAAATACCTCTTTGAAACTCAGAATCTTGACCAACTTGGGCAGCTATATTCAGTGGATGAAGCTAACTTACTACAGCTCAGATCTgagctcaaagagattaaagggaatgtgaagagaagtataaaacattttgaaactCAACCATTGTATGTTATAAAAAATGACTTAGGGCAAATTCTTGAGATTAAAACTGTTCACAGGGAAGACATTGAAAAGGGGGATGTGAGAACAGCACGCTGGATGTTTGAGACACAACCCTTGGATATGATTAACAAAGATATTACTGAAGTTAAAGTTGTCCGTGGAATATCCATGGAAGAAAACATCAGAGGTGGAGTAAGTAAGGCAAAGTGGCTATTTGAAACTCAACCTTTGGAGTCCATCAAAGAAGAATCTGAAGTGTCTGTTATTGAAAAAGAAACTATCATAGGTACTGATGTCTCCAGAAAGTGTTGGATGTTTGAAACTCACCCATTAGACACACTAAAAGAAGTCACTGATTCAAACCCTTTACCAGCTGAAGAAATAATAGGTGGAGATGTGAAAGCCACCAAGTACTTATTTGAAACACTTCCAATGGATGTTTTAAAAGATAGTCCAGAAGTTGGCAAACTTCAAAAGATAGCTGcttctgaagaagaaaagggagatgtGAGGCACCAGAAATGGGTTTTTGAGACTCAACCTCTGGAAAACattagggaggaggagaaggaatatATTAAGACAGTTAAACTTGAAGAGATTGACAAAGGAGATGTTAGAAGCTACACACATATCTTTGAATCAAATAATTTAATTACATTTGATGAATCACATAAAATACAAGTAGAAGGAGTGACCAGAGGTGCCGTAGAGTATAATAAATCTCTCTTTGAGACAACTCCCCTGTATGCTATTCAGGATCATCTTGGGAGATATCATGAAGTTAAAACAGTTCAACAAGAAGAAATACTAAGGGGTGACGTGCAAAGTTGTAGGTGGCTGTTTGAAACTCGGCCTATTGATCAGTTTGATGAAAGCATTCATAAATATCAGATTATCAAAGGAATATCTTCACGAGAAATACAGTCTGGTGATGTGAAGTCTGCTAAATGGCTCTTTGAGACACAACCTCTAgattctattaaacattttaataacatGGAGAATTCCGAAAGTACAAAACAGCAAACTATGGATGTTGTTAAAGGGGATGTAAAAGCCTACACATGGCTATTTGAAACCCAGCCAATGGAGTCCCTTTATGACAAGACAGAGTTAATGACCAACAATGAAGAAATTCAAAAGGGAGATGTCAAAACATGTACTTGGCTTTTTGAAACTCAACCACTTGATGAAATAAGAGATGACTCAGAAGCAGGAGTCAAACTCCAAACCATAAAACAAGAAGATATCCAAGGAAGGGACGTCCGCACAGCCTGCTTTCTTTTTGAGACAGAAAACCTGGACAACATACAAGGAGAAGAAGGCAAGGAAATCAAGTCAGTGGAAGTGGATATTCAGTCTGGGGATGTTTCTGGCATGAAGTACAAGTTTGAAAATCAGTCCTTGGATTCCATAAGTTCCAGTTCAGAGGAAGTTTTGAAAAAGATCAAAACCTTACAAGCTGAAGATATTCAGAGAGGTGATGTTTTAAATTGCAGGTGGCTCTTTGAAAACCAGCCTATTGATATGATAAAAGAAAGCCAAGAAGGTGATGAATTAGTCAAGACTGTGACAGACATACAAGGTGGGAATGTGAGAAAAGGGTGCTTTATTTTTGAGACGTTTTCTTTGGACCAGATTAAAGACAAATCTGAAGAGATCAGCATTGAGAAAACCACTAGCCAAGATGAAATAATAAAGGGGGATGTGAAAAACTATAGAATGCTATTTGAAACCCAACCACTCTATGCTATTCAAGACAAAGAAGGGTATTATCATGAAGTGACAACAGTAAAGAAAGAAGAAGTGATTCATGGGGATGTACGTGGGACTAGGTGGTTGTTTGAAACAAAGCCTTTAGATTCTATTAATGAATCAGATAATGTATATGTTATCAAATCTGTTACACAAGAGGACATTCAGAAAGGAGATGTTAGTTCTGTCAGATATAGATTTGAAACACAGCCACTGGATACAatttcaaaaggggaaaatgtaaTTGTTCCCACTATTGACTGTGTCCAGGGTGGAAATGTGAAACATCATAAGCAACTCTTTGAATCAGAAGATTCTGATAAAAGAACATATATTAGGACGGTTAGTGTCAATGAAATACAACAGGGTAATGTTAAAACCTCTACTTGGCTGTTTGAAACTCACACCCTAGATGAGTTGAGAGGAGAAGGGTCAGAATATGAGCATATCAAGACAGTCACTAAGGAAGATGTGCAGAAAGGTGATGTCAAACAGGCAGTGTGGCTTTTTGAAAATCAGACTTTAGATTCTATTAAAGAAACAGATGAATATATCACAGAAGTAACCAGGGAAGAAATCCCTCACTCTGATGTCAAAACAACAACATGGCTCTTTGAAACAACACCTCTTCatgaatttaatgaaaataaagtggaaaaggaggaaattatTGGAAAGAGTATTAAAGAAACCTTAGAAGAACTATATTCACAGAAAATGATTGAATCTCATGGAAttatcattgaagaaaatgaactTGGGAATGTCCGGATGGCTAAGTACAAACTAATGAATCAAGAATCCcctgaaatacaaaaagaagaaattattagaGGAGATATCAGAACTATAATGATGAATCTACTCTCCAAAAGAGATGATGCCAAAAGAGAGATTTCAGTCAGTGAAGAAGAAAAGGGCAATGTCAGTTTGACCAAAGCTCAGTTGCTAAACAGATCTACAGAAATCCaatctgaaaaagaagaaatagtgaGAGGTGATATACAACAAGCAATGAAAAGTCTTTTCAGTGAGGAACGAACTGTAAAACAAGGCATtataattcaggaagatgaaagaGGGGATATTAATATGACAATCTATTGTCTTCTTCATGAAAATGATAGTGATTGCAAACTAGAACATGAAGAAATAATTGGTGGAGATGTAAAACGCACTATTCACAACTTGTTGTCTTCTGCAGCAAACTACGAAATAGCCAAAAAGACTAAAATAGATGCATCAGAGAGAGGAAACGTTCAGTTTTTCACAACATGCATAGAAGCTGGAGCATTAGATTACCTCAAACTACTCCAGACAGGGTCAAATGAAACAGTTACAGCTGGGAAAccagaaggagaggaggaaataaTTGGTGGTGATGTTGAAGGCACAAAGCTGttattacagaaaaggaagtCTCAGATTGAACGTACTGTTAATGAAACTGACATCATCCCAGGAGATGTGCATAATGCAGTTAAGGTTTTCATGACCGAGCCTCTGAGTACATCCTGTCAGGTacctaaagaagaaattataaaaggtGATTTGAAAGCAACCTTAAATTCCCTCAGTGAGGCCATAAATCAGAAAACAGTtacaaaaagggaagaaattatgaaagCTGACATGCTTGCAACAATGAAGTCTCTTGAAGAAGCAATGCACCAATGGAAAGAAACTGAGAAACCTGATATTATCCCTGGTGATATTAAACAAACTATTGAATCTCTTGAAAAGGCAGTAAACACAAAGACTGAAATTCTGAAAAAGGAGCTCATCCGAGATGACCTTGAGGCAACATTAAGAACGCTGAAAGAAGACCAACACTCTTTCAAGAAGATAGACAAAAAAAATGCACTCGAACAAGAGAAGCAGACTGTGCAGCATGACCTGATAGATTCCACTGAAGAACACAAAACACAGAACAAGAGGGTAGCCACCTCAAGTGATATAAAAAGGACTTTGCAGTCAAAACCTGAATCCTCTGAGCAAGGAACCAAACATGTAGGTGGATTAGGAATCCTCAAACATACTGCAGTTAAATCTTTTCGTGGGTATTCAAAAGGAGAACATCGAGAGATTGTCCCTCCAGAAGCCCCCAAAGGGACTGTAAAAATTGTCATAGGTCGTGACCAAAACTATGATGCTCTTGAGAAGAGCCTCCAAAAATTGTCTGATTCACCTCACAATACTGTTCAAAATTTGGTTCAGGATGTAGATCAAAACAACATCAGAAATGATGCATCAAGAGCACAGTATCTTCAAGAGAAGCATGTAAGGAATCAGGCAGCTTCTTATAGCTCAGTTCAGAAAAATGTAAGAACTGAGAAACCAGAGATGGGTGCTATACTGAAAAAGGATGACGCCTCTAGTGCTGGTTTGACTATTGAAAAAATGCAGCAGAATCAAATGTGTATCTTAAGCAGTGGCCAACAAATTGGGGAGTCTTCCTATGAAAAAAGtcataaaagaacaaaaaagacaaaaatatcagCAGATATACCCATTTGCAAGTCTTGTGCTAGCCCCCAACCAGTTAGCATCCCAGATAATGACAATGAGATGTGTGGAAGGACTGGTCATATTCAGAAGGAAATTTtgctgaaggaagaaaagagacaagCACAGCATACTAGTGAGGTTTTTCAAAGGAATGAAATGAACCTTCAGAAAATGCAGCCTTTTGTTCCTTTGGTACTCAAACAGGATATTCAAAGTGTATCTGAAGAAAAAGCCACAAAgggaaaccatggaaaatttaaaGCAACAacggaaagaaataaaaagattgatgttcatcagaaaaatgagaaCTTTCAAACAAGAATGGATGCCTCAGCAAACTTAAAAATGACTGTGGGAAAATCCTGTAATCCAGGCAAATTGGCTACTATAAGTAATATGGCTGAAAATCATTCTTCCCTTCCACCTCCatctccacctccacctcccccTTCCAATGCATCATCTGAGATTGAATTTCCTCTACCTCCTCCACCTCCTTTAATGATGTTCTCTGAAAAACATGAGTTTTCTTCATTGCCATCCACAGAAAAGATAAAGGGTGAATTTGACGGCttcccctgcctccctcccccacctccactgGTGGATGACAGATCTGAGGGAGAATGCTCATCAACCTTTttgccacctcctcctcctctatcaCAGAAACctataaatttttcttcttctacaattcaaacaaaaggagaaaatattcagcAACTTTGCCAAGAGTCAGTACAAACTCATTCAAGGTCCAGATCCACATCAAGCAAGCCAACAGCAATCCCACCTTCTCCCAAGTTCCCCAAGCCAAAATTCTTCAGACAgtcagatgaaaatgaaaatagtatCAATCCAAAAGTTAAACCACTTCAATCAAATATAGAAACCACCAAAACAAAGCAACAAAATACAATGATGAGGAAGAGCAGTGTGGAGCTCACCCAGacaaaggagaaaatgtataCTGAGATTTCTGAAGAAAAACAAGCATCCATTGCTGAGCCCACAAAGTCTTCCATTCAGACCATTCAAGAAACATTACcacccaaaaaagaaaagatctcaCCTCTTGTTAAAAGTCATTCCTTTCCTGTAGAAACAGAACACATTAGCCCTAAACCATATGCCAGAAAATTCAAAACCCCTCTAATGATTGCTGAAGAAAAATATAGGCAGCAAAGGGAAGAGATTGAAAAACAGAAACATCAAAGCTCTTGCCATCACATAGTCAAAACAGAAAGTCATGATGGAACTGAATTAAAGTCTGAACTGAAAATACCAGCACAGAAACCTATGGAAGAGGATTCCTTGCCTGCATCAGCTTCAGAAATTGTTCATTTAAATACTAAACATGACGTCAATCTCCAAACCAAGGAGAATTCTAGTGAAAACCAGATATCTGAATCATCAGCAGTGTCATTGGCTACCCAGAAGCTCCATAGTGTCTTGAACATATCCATGGACAAAGAACACCATCAAAAGGAAGTTCTCCAATGTTCAAGGGACATAATGCAACATAGCTTAGCACATCAAATGGAACAAACACACCAAGAATATACTTCTCAtataagagaagaggaaagtaatGAAAAGCAATTGCACTTGACTCCAAGCAAACCAGTATCCCCAAGCTTAAAAGCTAAAAGTACCAAATACCCAACTTTAGAGCTAAGTTTAAGTGGAATACCCCAAAATTTCAAGGAGACTTTCCTTAAGCAGCCAGTAGCTAATGTTCAAACCACTACTAAACaagaaaaggaaacacagaaaaatgaaataaggacAGCTATTTCAAATAAGCAAAATACTGCCGAGGAATGTTATCAATTacatatgaaggaaaaaagaggaatgaaTAAAATGCCCACTAATCACTCAgagaagaagcaagaaagagaatCAGATAAAGTTTATGAGAcccaaaaagaaggaaaggagtcaGGGAGCAAGAAAGTTTTAGCAACACAAGAAGAAAACCAGAGACAGGTATTAGTTGGTCCAAAACATCAAAGAATAATAgctgaaagaaaagaacaagttaaaaataaGTCAGCAGAGAAAATAGTCCAGGAAAAAGTTATTGATGAACACATTGACTCACATACACAGAATTTTCATCAAACACAAATTCATGCTTCTGAAAGTAAGGTTAACCATAAAAAATTATCCCAGCAATCTAATGGTCTGAAAGAAGAATGCTTCACAATCAAGAGCATACGAGAGAAACAAGTCCCCCTTAATACTAAAGATTCAAAAGAAGAGATTACAGAGaacaagattttattttcttccctacaAAATTCCCAGAAAGATGATGGAAAATCTGCTGTAAATATATTGGACTTCTTGAGAAAACGTGAAGAACTTCAGCAGATTCTGTCTCGAGtgaaacaatttgaaaaagaaccaaacaaaaatgatattaaaaaatttcAGATACTATTGAATGTTATCCCAGCATGGCTGatgaatgaggaaagaaaagaatatggaaCACGCATTGCCATGGACAATAAcctaggaaaaatgaaagaagaaataaccCAAATTAAAACTGAAGTGGAGGAAATGCTTATTTCTTGTGAGAACACCATCCAAATGTGCATGAATTCCTCCAAAGGGGGAAAATTGAGAACTGAACCTCCTAGTGAAGCATCTGCCCAGATATCAAACATTAATGCTGGCTTCaaccaaaaaaatcagaaagaggagaaaactacaaaaggaaaagaacctcatCAAAAAGAGAAATCTAATTATG aaaaagaatctcaTCAAAAAGTGAAATCCCAACATGAAATTAAACAGGTAGAATGTAGAACTATTTCTCCACATTTAAAACAACGTTCACCATCACCTACCTTCATAACAATTGAGTCTACTGCTCGACGAACAGAAACTCCTACTGTGAATAGGTCTTCTTTGTCtccagaaaagaaggaaagtataccCATTCCTCTATCCAGAACCAGATCCACAACACCACCATCCAGAGGTCGCCCAGCATCAGCCTCTCCTCCCCCTAGAGGCAACTCTGAACAACTTGCCAAACTAAAAGACGCTACGGCAAAATTGTCCCAAAGGACATGCCACTATCAGTCAGTAACACCAGGGCCAGTCATAGAGAAAAGAGCTGAAATTGTCAAGTCTCCTGCAACACTGAGGCGTCAAATTAAGACAGAAACCCCAGTACCCATAAATGTATCTCATGTCACCACCAGTACAGTCTTAGAAGCTAAGGAAGCACAAGAAGTCCAGaaagtagagaaaaggggaaCTTATGTTCACAGGGATGGAGCCAATATCACAGAACACATAGTGCCAGATACTGAAAGTTTTGATTCAATAGAAATCATACACAAGGTTGAAGTCCCTCAGGTAGGCATGTCAGGGCACTCTAAAATATATGAAGCTTCCAATCAAACCCTCCATGTGGCTGAAAATGTAGTAAAGAGCCATGAAAGTGGAACAAACAGATGGCTAGGGAAATTTCAGAATGACCCAATTTTTGAGGCAAAGTCAAATAGAACAGTTCACACAAATGGTGAAGTAAACCATAACCTGAGACAGGAAATGCAAACATTTAGCAAGAAGGCATTTGGATTAACAGCTATGGAAAGTGAAAGCATAAACAGCAGTTTCAGAAACTTTTCTTGTAGCCATTCCAGTGATCCCCAGAACAAAGTTCCATATAAACAACCTATACAGCTCTCTGAAGCAAAGCCTCTAAGAGAATGTTTTTCAGGAGTGGAtgcatatgaaaataaaattgttggGTCAAGGACAGTAGGTTCTTCAGCACAAAACTCGGAAGCAGTCAAATCAGGCTTTGACTTCAAGCATGCCCCACCAACCTATGAAGATGTCATTGCTGGCCACATTTTGGATATCTCTGCAGAAGATTCACCAGAAGAGCTCCTGAGGAATTTTCAGAAAACATGGCAGGAAAGTGAGAGCGTCTTCAAAAGTCTAGGATATGCAGTTTCAGATACATCTGCAACGGAGATGAAAAGTAGCTTCCGTGAGGAAGCAGCCTTTAGAAGTG AAACTTCTACTTCAGGACAAGGAAATGTGTACACTATGTCAAAAGACTGTTTATCCAATGGAATGTCTGGCAGCAGACAAGAACATTTTTCATAA